One window of the Cryptomeria japonica chromosome 7, Sugi_1.0, whole genome shotgun sequence genome contains the following:
- the LOC131856903 gene encoding G-type lectin S-receptor-like serine/threonine-protein kinase At2g19130 gives MPNGSLNSFLFAGSQKLLEWKTRFEIALGTARALVYLHEECRDQIIHSDIKPENILLDSDFTAKIADFGLAKLVGRDFSRVLTSMRGTRGYIAPEWLAGLAITSKADVYSFGMMVLEIISGRRNVDMSVKEQTKQYFPSWAATQIQNGDMMSIVDERIAEHADVEEVRRATLASLVCIAKDENERPSMAQVLLILHGKMDADTQVVMRSLQYLVNLY, from the coding sequence ATGCCCAACGGATCTCTCAATTCATTTCTCTTCGCTGGATCACAAAAGTTGTTGGAGTGGAAGACAAGATTCGAGATCGCTCTAGGCACTGCACGAGCTTTAGTTTATCTCCACGAGGAATGCAGAGATCAAATCATCCACTCCGATATAAAGCCCGAGAACATTTTGCTGGATAGCGATTTCACCGCAAAGATAGCTGATTTTGGCCTGGCAAAGTTAGTGGGAAGAGATTTCAGCAGGGTTTTGACAAGCATGAGAGGAACTCGAGGTTACATTGCTCCCGAGTGGCTCGCTGGCTTAGCAATTACTTCCAAGGCAGACGTGTATAGCTTCGGCATGATGGTGCTGGAGATAATATCGGGTCGAAGAAATGTGGACATGAGCGTGAAGGAACAGACTAAGCAGTACTTTCCTTCGTGGGCTGCAACTCAAATTCAAAATGGAGACATGATGAGTATTGTGGACGAAAGAATTGCAGAGCATGCGGATGTTGAGGAGGTGAGAAGAGCTACACTTGCAAGCTTGGTATGCATTGCAAAGGATGAGAATGAGAGGCCAAGCATGGCTCAAGTTCTACTGATTCTCCATGGCAAGATGGATGCTGATACACAAGTAGTCATGAGATCTCTGCAGTATCTAGTTAACCTCTATTAG
- the LOC131856904 gene encoding G-type lectin S-receptor-like serine/threonine-protein kinase At2g19130: protein MATNSLSAWYFFLSVLYMLTLPYNCHPLTVGGDSIALGASLTGNQSIVSKNGTFELGFFCPNGTNNWYIGIWYAQMSNKTIVWVANRETPIRNKPGVLNLTTDGYLKLYDSDGRSIWSTRKNQKAIASKAMILDSGSFVMLGANNISEIVWESFLYPADTWLSGMKMWKGMKLTSWKSSLDPAPGPFSLEMDPAPSKTQFLLVYKDNITYWSTEEWVVDHFSGMPDMLNNFASETFRLPFVKISPTKMYFTYIQISKFDIVQRLVLYKTGDVRSFYRYNSSWINIWSVPKDLCFVYDICGAYGACNRNNLQFCSCLEGFKPKDKRAWFLQDWWSSGCLRSSPLYCSPINGTTDGFLQKNDISLAKEKAVSYSQYPTLPTCRSACLENCSCKAFDLTNSTPPICRMWFGDLFNVRVASNSQPVFLRMAASELQQSISNGGSNQGRVLSISLPVSTAFILVLAFLVIIFLLRRRGMLGKGGDMEGHELLSASLRTFTYKELRIATNNFRDKLGKGAFGSVFKGSLPDDTLVAVKKLRGL from the coding sequence ATGGCCACAAATAGTCTGTCTGCGTGGTATTTCTTCCTTTCAGTTCTCTATATGCTTACTCTACCTTACAATTGTCATCCCCTTACAGTTGGTGGAGACAGCATCGCTTTGGGAGCTTCTCTCACTGGAAATCAGAGCATAGTTTCAAAGAACGGCACCTTCGAATTGGGATTCTTTTGTCCAAACGGAACAAATAACTGGTACATCGGCATCTGGTATGCCCAAATGTCTAACAAGACTATCGTTTGGGTGGCTAATAGAGAGACTCCCATCAGAAACAAGCCAGGCGTTTTGAATCTAACAACTGATGGCTATCTCAAACTGTATGATTCAGATGGGCGATCAATATGGTCAACAAGAAAGAACCAGAAAGCTATAGCCTCCAAAGCTATGATATTGGATTCTGGTAGTTTTGTTATGTTGGGCGCAAACAACATTTCTGAAATTGTGTGGGAGAGTTTCTTGTATCCAGCAGACACATGGTTGTCGGGAATGAAGATGTGGAAAGGCATGAAGCTAACATCTTGGAAGAGTTCGTTGGATCCAGCACCTGGGCCCTTCTCTTTAGAAATGGATCCAGCCCCAAGCAAGACGCAGTTTTTGCTGGTGTATAAGGACAATATTACTTACTGGAGCACCGAAGAGTGGGTTGTTGACCATTTCAGTGGTATGCCAGATATGTTGAATAATTTCGCATCCGAAACTTTTAGATTACCCTTTGTAAAGATTTCTCCCACAAAGATGTACTTCACGTATATTCAAATATCAAAATTTGATATTGTGCAGCGTCTAGTCCTGTACAAAACTGGAGATGTACGATCTTTCTATCGTTATAATAGCAGCTGGATTAACATCTGGTCTGTGCCAAAAGACCTGTGCTTTGTTTATGATATATGTGGGGCTTATGGAGCATGCAACAGAAACAATCTTCAATTTTGCAGCTGTCTCGAGGGCTTCAAACCCAAAGATAAGCGCGCCTGGTTTTTACAAGATTGGTGGTCAAGCGGATGCCTTCGTAGTAGCCCTCTCTACTGCTCTCCCATTAACGGCACAACCGATGGTTTCTTGCAAAAGAACGACATATCCTTAGCTAAGGAAAAAGCAGTTTCATATTCCCAATACCCAACTCTACCAACATGCAGATCTGCATGTCTGGAAAATTGCTCCTGCAAAGCCTTCGATCTCACTAACTCTACTCCTCCCATCTGTAGAATGTGGTTTGGGGATCTGTTCAATGTTCGCGTTGCATCAAACAGCCAACCCGTCTTCCTTCGCATGGCTGCGTCTGAGTTGCAACAATCCATTTCcaatggaggaagtaaccaaggtCGTGTCCTTTCAATTTCACTTCCTGTCAGCACTGCTTTCATCCTTGTTTTGGCTTTCCTTGTTATAATATTTCTTCTGAGGAGGCGTGGAATGCTGGGCAAGGGAGGAGATATGGAAGGTCATGAGCTGCTGTCTGCTTCGCTGAGAACATTCACTTACAAGGAGCTGCGAATTGCAACCAACAATTTCAGAGATAAGTTAGGGAAAGGAGCATTTGGCTCTGTCTTCAAAGGATCTCTCCCAGACGATACGCTTGTAGCAGTTAAAAAATTAAGAGGGCTCTAA
- the LOC131856906 gene encoding G-type lectin S-receptor-like serine/threonine-protein kinase At2g19130 translates to MSIWFGFAGFAQKDHKGYWFTIYLHEECRDQIIHSDIKPENILLDSDFNAKVADFGLAKLVGRDFSRVLTSMRGTRGYIAPEWIDGLVITSKADMYSFGMMLLEMISGRRNVDMSVKEHTKQYFPIWAATQILNGNMMSVVDERIAIHAYVEEVRRDTLASLVCILKNENERPSMAQVILMLQGKMNPDTQQVMRSLQYLVEY, encoded by the exons ATGTCAATTTGGTTCGGCTTTGCGGGTTTTGCACAGAAGGATCACAAAGGCTACTGGTTTACGA TTTATCTCCACGAAGAATGCAGAGATCAAATCATCCACTCTGATATAAAGCCCGAGAACATTTTGCTTGATAGCGATTTCAACGCCAAGGTGGCTGATTTTGGGCTGGCAAAGTTGGTGGGAAGAGATTTCAGCAGGGTTTTGACAAGCATGAGAGGAACTCGAGGTTACATCGCTCCCGAGTGGATCGACGGCTTAGTAATTACTTCCAAGGCAGACATGTATAGCTTCGGCATGATGCTACTGGAGATGATATCAGGTCGAAGAAATGTGGACATGAGCGTGAAGGAACACACTAAGCAATACTTTCCCATATGGGCTGCAACTCAAATTCTAAACGGAAACATGATGAGCGTTGTGGACGAAAGAATTGCGATACATGCGTATGTTGAGGAGGTGAGAAGAGATACTCTTGCAAGCCTGGTATGCATTTTAAAGAATGAGAATGAGAGGCCAAGCATGGCTCAAGTTATCCTGATGCtacaaggaaagatgaatcctgATACACAACAGGTCATGAGATCTTTACAGTATCTAGTTGAATATTAG
- the LOC131856224 gene encoding G-type lectin S-receptor-like serine/threonine-protein kinase At2g19130: MWFGDLFNVRVASNNQPIFLRMAATELQQSISSGGSNQGRVLSISLPAGTAFVLVSAFLVIMFLRWRRGMLGKGGDMEGETLPASLRTFTYKELRIATNNFRDKLGKGAFGSVFRGALPDNTLVAVKKLEGSTQVEKQFRAEISTIGNIQHVNLVRLCGFCTEGSQRLLVYEYMPNGSLNSFLFAGSQKLLDWKTRFEIALGTARALVYLHEECRDQIIHSDIKPENILLDSDFNPKVADFGLAKLVGRDFSRVLTSMRGTRGYIAPEWIDGLAITSKADVYSFGMMLLEMISGRRNVDMSVKEHTKQYFPIWAATQILNGNMMSIVDERIAIHADVEEVRRATLASLVCILKDENERPSMAQVILMLQGKMNPDTQQVMRSLQYLVEY; the protein is encoded by the coding sequence ATGTGGTTTGGGGATCTGTTCAATGTTCGCGTTGCATCAAACAACCAACCTATCTTCCTTCGCATGGCTGCTACTGAGTTGCAACAATCCATATCCAGTGGAGGCAGTAACCAAGGTCGTGTCCTTTCAATTTCACTTCCCGCAGGCACTGCTTTCGTTCTTGTTTCAGCTTTCCTTGTTATAATGTTTCTTCGGTGGAGGCGTGGAATGCTGGGCAAGGGAGGAGATATGGAAGGTGAGACTCTGCCTGCTTCGCTGAGAACATTCACTTACAAGGAGCTGCGAATTGCAACCAACAATTTCAGAGATAAGTTAGGGAAAGGAGCATTTGGTTCTGTCTTCAGAGGAGCTCTCCCAGACAATACCCTTGTAGCAGTTAAAAAATTAGAGGGGTCTACACAGGTAGAAAAGCAGTTTCGTGCAGAAATAAGCACAATCGGAAACATACAGCATGTCAATTTGGTTCGGCTTTGCGGGTTTTGCACAGAAGGATCACAAAGGCTGCTGGTTTACGAGTACATGCCCAACGGATCTCTCAATTCCTTTCTATTCGCTGGATCACAAAAGCTGTTGGACTGGAAGACACGATTCGAGATTGCTTTGGGCACTGCACGAGCTTTAGTTTATCTCCACGAAGAATGCCGAGATCAAATCATCCACTCTGATATAAAGCCCGAGAACATTTTGCTTGATAGCGATTTCAACCCCAAGGTGGCTGATTTTGGGCTGGCAAAGTTGGTGGGAAGAGATTTCAGCAGGGTTTTGACAAGCATGAGAGGAACTCGAGGTTACATCGCTCCCGAGTGGATCGACGGCTTAGCAATTACTTCCAAGGCAGACGTGTATAGCTTCGGCATGATGCTGCTGGAGATGATATCGGGTCGAAGAAATGTGGACATGAGCGTGAAGGAACACACTAAGCAATACTTTCCCATATGGGCTGCAACTCAAATTCTAAACGGAAACATGATGAGCATTGTGGACGAAAGAATTGCGATACATGCGGATGTTGAGGAGGTGAGAAGAGCTACTCTTGCAAGCCTGGTATGCATTTTAAAGGATGAGAATGAGAGGCCAAGCATGGCTCAAGTTATCCTGATGCtacaaggaaagatgaatcctgATACACAACAGGTCATGAGATCTTTACAGTATCTAGTTGAATATTAG
- the LOC131856907 gene encoding G-type lectin S-receptor-like serine/threonine-protein kinase At4g03230, with amino-acid sequence MATDSLFVCYCFLSVLYMLSLPHNCHSLTVDGGDSIALGASLTGNQSIVSKNGTFELGFFCPNGTNNWYIGIWYAQITEKTIIWVANRETPIRNKPGVLKLSTDGYLKLYDSEGRSIWSTRKKQKAIASRAIILDSGSFAMLGGHTISEIVWESFLYPTNTILSGMKVWKGIKLTSWRSSSDPAPGPFSFQMDPTPGKTDFLLLYNNNISYLNSGEWVGNQFTNMPEMSNKDSSKILKTAFVKISPTRMYFTFDQISLFDSFTQRVVLDKSGDLAAYNRISGSSWNLIWSIPRDLCLVYNLCGAYGACNSNNLQFCSCLEGFKPRDNRACCMPGKLLLQSLRSH; translated from the exons ATGGCCACTGATAGTCTGTTTGTATGCTATTGCTTCCTTTCAGTGCTTTATATGCTTTCTCTACCTCACAATTGCCATTCCCTGACTGTTGATGGTGGAGACAGTATCGCTTTGGGGGCCTCTCTCACTGGAAATCAGAGCATAGTTTCAAAGAATGGCACCTTCGAATTGGGATTTTTCTGTCCTAATGGAACCAATAACTGGTACATCGGTATCTGGTACGCCCAAATCACCGAGAAGACCATTATTTGGGTGGCTAATAGAGAGACTCCCATCAGAAACAAGCCGGGCGTTTTGAAGCTATCAACAGACGGCTATCTCAAACTATATGATTCAGAGGGACGCTCAATTTGGTCGACAAGGAAGAAACAGAAAGCTATAGCCTCGAGAGCTATCATACTTGATTCCGGTAGTTTTGCTATGTTGGGTGGACACACCATTTCGGAGATTGTCTGGGAGAGTTTCTTGTACCCGACAAACACAATCTTGTCCGGAATGAAGGTGTGGAAAGGCATAAAGCTAACTTCCTGGAGAAGCTCGTCGGATCCAGCGCCTGGACCCTTCTCTTTCCAAATGGATCCAACCCCAGGCAAGACGGACTTTTTGCTCCTATATAATAACAATATTAGTTATTTGAACAGCGGAGAGTGGGTTGGTAACCAATTCACCAACATGCCAGAGATGTCTAATAAGGACTCTTCTAAAATTCTTAAGACCGCCTTTGTAAAGATTTCTCCCACAAGGATGTACTTCACGTTTGATCAAATATCATTATTTGATAGTTTCACTCAGCGTGTAGTCCTCGACAAGTCTGGAGATCTAGCAGCATACAATCGAATTAGTGGTAGCAGCTGGAATCTTATCTGGTCTATACCTCGAGACCTCTGCCTTGTTTATAATCTATGCGGGGCTTACGGAGCGTGCAACAGTAACAATCTTCAATTCTGCAGCTGTCTCGAAGGCTTCAAACCAAGAGACAATCGCGCCTG CTGCATGCCTGGAAAATTGCTCCTGCAAAGCCTTCGATCACACTAA